The following proteins come from a genomic window of Coffea arabica cultivar ET-39 chromosome 11c, Coffea Arabica ET-39 HiFi, whole genome shotgun sequence:
- the LOC113719014 gene encoding myosin-binding protein 2, whose product MAANKFATMVKRNTNKISLILIYAVLEWTLIVLLLLNSLFSYLIIKFAEYVGLKPPCLWCSRVDHVFEPAKNKNMHRDLLCEAHAAEISQLGYCSNHQKLVQSQDMCEDCLSSRPEIRAKNLTLLPWMKEMGMVQRDGGDDDTVVLENAGEVNLKCSCCGVESDSNKYSSYILIKSSSWDVLEYSDEKTSLITEVKHEGHHLEEEGSDLLEKNRSDFNTDQCENGPAFGNKDENQMLSEFCDGFIIMEEEAENLSVSLPISELKETEEAVEKEEELIVKENEKITMKDKSVQVSLEEDASVKILPHHLEFFFDYTGNKLVPVDMIDSATEEDQMTYTNKDEDQTHDDIQETNLETEVNCKDDIEMVVENKCRELGSEAAMSSYRSEEEPKYAILESVEMEEDENSWVFQAVESHSPRDVFEQFEVTTPSPKTDDFPAMLAAEEEDKHIDFPPAFEEVSQVQVNETDAEVSIGTEIPDLDATDDVQLQDIISSYECTPKDPSSSLAIMQVDSDHGTEEALGSTIELHTSSVDLSELTMSNQSSFCPDLNGIEEGKVPDTPTSVDSLHTLHKKLLLLEKKDSGTEDSLDGSVISEFECGDGVMTSERLKTALKAERKALQALYAELEEERSASAVATNQTMAMINRLQEEKAQMQMEALQYQRMMEEQSEYDQEALQLLNELMVKREKEKQELEKELEICRRKVVEYETKERMRLLRKSKDGSARSGFSSTSCSNAEDSDELSIDLNQEAKEDDSYYSHHECSNHHNTPVDAVLNLEESLADFEEERLSILEQLKVLEAKLVTLDNEDEQRFEDVRPLEHLHEENGVSGHVDGEVNGHVNGYSKEMINGKHHHERRITPIKGRSLLPIFDAISDENGDVELNGDLNGFDHPNGVHDLDMRNLEVEDKNVAIEEEVDHLYERLQALEADREFLKHCISSLKKGDKGMDLLQEILQHLRDLRNVELRARNFSDGAIV is encoded by the exons ATGGCAGCAAATAAGTTTGCAACTATGGTAAAGAGGAATACCAATAAGATTTCACTTATTCTTATCTATGCAGTTCTTGAATGGACTTTGATAGTTCTGCTACTGCTAAATTCTCTGTTTTCTTATCTGATCATCAAATTTGCTGAATATGTTGGGCTAAAACCACCCTGCCTTTGGTGTTCTAGAGTTGATCACGTCTTTGAGCCAGCAAAAAACAAGAACATGCACAGAGATCTTCTCTGTGAGGCTCATGCTGCAGAGATTTCTCAATTGGGATATTGTTCAAACCATCAAAAGTTGGTTCAGTCGCAGGATATGTGTGAGGATTGCTTGTCCTCGAGACCGGAAATTCGGGCAAAGAATCTAACTTTATTGCCATGGAtgaaagaaatgggaatggTTCAAAGGGATGGAGGAGATGATGATACAGTAGTGCTTGAGAATGCAGGTGAGGTGAATTTGAAGTGTTCTTGCTGTGGTGTAGAGTCGGATAGTAATAAGTATTCTTCTTATATTCTGATCAAGTCTTCTTCTTGGGATGTCTTGGAATATTCCgatgagaaaacaagtttgatCACAGAGGTTAAACATGAAGGTCATCATCTTGAGGAAGAAGGCAGCGATTTGTTGGAGAAAAACAGATCAGATTTCAATACTGATCAGTGTGAAAATGGCCCTGCTTTTGGAAACAAGGATGAAAATCAGATGCTTTCTGAGTTTTGTGATGGTTTTATCATAATGGAGGAAGAAGCAGAGAATCTTTCTGTTTCTCTGCCTATCTCCGAGTTGAAAGAAACAGAAGAAGCTGTGGAAAAGGAGGAAGAACTGATTGttaaggaaaatgaaaaaattaccATGAAGGATAAATCTGTTCAGGTTTCTCTAGAAGAGGATGCCTCTGTCAAAATCCTGCCTCACCATTTGGAATTCTTTTTTGATTACACTGGTAATAAGTTAGTTCCAGTTGATATGATCGATTCAGCAACTGAGGAAGATCAGATGACTTACACAAATAAGGATGAGGATCAGACCCATGATGATATTCAAGAAACAAATTTGGAGACTGAGGTGAACTGTAAGGATGACATTGAAATGGTTGTGGAAAATAAGTGCAGAGAATTGGGGTCGGAGGCAGCAATGTCTAGCTATAGAAGTGAAGAGGAGCCCAAGTACGCTATACTCGAATCTGTGGAAATGGAAGAGGATGAAAATTCTTGGGTTTTCCAAGCTGTTGAATCTCATTCACCAAGGGATGTGTTTGAACAATTTGAAGTTACAACTCCATCTCCAAAAACGGATGATTTTCCAGCAATGCTAGCAGCAGAAGAGGAAGACAAACACATTGATTTTCCTCCAG CGTTTGAAGAAGTTTCTCAAGTGCAAGTTAATGAGACTGATGCAGAGGTCTCAATTGGTACTGAAATTCCTGATTTGGATGCAACAGACGATGTTCAACTTCAAGATATTATTAGTTCCTACGAATGTACACCCAAAGATCCTTCCTCAAGTTTGGCAATTATGCAAGTCGATTCTGACCATG GTACTGAGGAAGCTCTGGGATCGACAATAGAATTGCATACCTCGTCAGTTGATTTGAGTGAGCTAACAATGAGCAATCAATCATCATTTTGTCCAGATTTAAATGGGATTGAAGAAGGTAAAGTTCCTGATACGCCGACCTCTGTTGACAGTTTGCATACTTTGCACAAGAAACTGCTGCTACTTGAAAAGAAGGATTCAGGAACTGAAGATTCTTTAGATGGAAGTGTCATCAGTGAATTTGAGTGCGGTGATGGTGTCATGACAAGTGAACGCCTGAAGACCGCACTAAAAGCTGAAAGAAAAGCTTTACAAGCTTTATATGCCGAattagaagaagaaagaagtgcTTCTGCAGTGGCTACTAATCAGACAATGGCAATGATAAACAGACTTCAGGAAGAAAAGGCACAAATGCAAATGGAAGCTTTGCAGTATCAAAGAATGATGGAAGAACAATCTGAATATGATCAAGAAGCTTTGCAACTTTTAAACGAGCTTATGGTaaagagggaaaaggaaaagcagGAGCTAGAGAAAGAACTGGAGATATGCAGGAGGAAAGTAGTGGAATATGAGACAAAAGAAAGGATGAGACTGTTAAGAAAAAGCAAGGATGGAAGCGCTAGAAGTGGATTCTCCTCAACCTCATGCAGCAATGCTGAGGATAGTGATGAGTTGTCCATTGATCTGAATCAAGAAGCAAAGGAAGACGATAGCTATTATAGTCATCATGAGTGCAGTAATCACCACAACACTCCTGTGGATGCAGTTCTGAATCTGGAAGAATCTTTAGCTGATTTTGAGGAAGAGAGGCTGTCCATTCTAGAGCAACTAAAGGTTTTAGAAGCAAAGCTTGTGACTTTGGATAATGAAGATGAACAACGCTTTGAGGATGTTAGACCTCTAGAACATTTGCATGAAGAAAATGGAGTAAGTGGTCATGTAGATGGTGAAGTAAATGGCCATGTCAATGGATACTCAAAGGAAATGATCAATGGTAAACACCACCATGAAAGAAGAATTACCCCTATAAAAGGCAGGAGCCTTCTTCCTATTTTTGATGCAATCAGTGATGAAAATGGAGACGTGGAACTAAATGGAGATCTAAATGGTTTTGATCATCCTAATGGGGTGCATGATTTGGATATGAGAAATCTAGAAGTGGAAGACAAGAACGTGGCCATTGAGGAAGAGGTGGATCATCTGTATGAAAGGCTACAAGCTCTTGAAGCAGATAGGGAGTTCTTAAAACATTGCATAAGTTCCTTGAAGAAAGGTGACAAAGGAATGGATCTTCTTCAAGAAATACTACAACATCTTCGAGACTTGAGAAATGTTGAGCTTCGAGCTAGAAACTTCAGTGATGGCGCTATAGTATGA
- the LOC113716819 gene encoding putative clathrin assembly protein At2g01600 has protein sequence MGTLQTWRKAYGALKDQTKVGLAHVNSDFKDLDVAIVKATNHVECPPKERHLRKILLATSAVRPRADVAYCIHALARRLAKTHNWTVALKTLIVIHRALREGDPTFREELLNFQQRGRVLQMSNFKDDSSPIAWDCSGWVRTYALFLEERLECFKILRYDIEAERLPRPAQGQEKGYSRTRELESEELLEHLPSLQQLLYRLIGCRPEGAAVHNYVIQYALALVLKESFKIYCAVNDGIINLVDKFFEMPRHEAIKALEIYKRAGQQAASLSDFYEVCKGLELARNFQFPVLREPPQSFLVTMEEYIREAPKMVSLPAQPLEYPERLLLTYKPQEEPLPSEEPDEPKPVPLDDAAVSTAEAAAPPPPPANKLHPDDLLGLNAISPDASAIEESNALALAIVPSGTTDSSSASIKDFDPTGWELALVTTPSSNLSSSQERQLAGGLDTLTLNSLYDDGAYRASQQPMYGVPAPNPFEVHDPFAVSNNIPPPHSVQMGAMPQPQANPFGPFQPVYPQNQQQQHYMMSQQNPFGDAGFTAFPVNSVGHPQTTNPFGSTGLL, from the exons ATGGGGACGCTTCAGACATGGAGAAAAGCCTATGGTGCACTTAAGGACCAAACAAAAGTTGGACTTGCCCATGTTAATAGCGATTTTAAG GATTTGGATGTGGCGATTGTTAAGGCTACTAATCATGTCGAGTGTCCGCCCAAAGAAAGGCATCTTAGAA AAATTTTGCTTGCCACATCAGCTGTTCGACCGCGTGCTGATGTTGCATACTGCATACATGCGCTTGCTAGGCGATTGGCAAAGACGCATAATTGGACG GTAGCATTGAAGACACTGATAGTTATTCATAGGGCTTTGAGGGAAGGTGATCCTACATTCCGGGAAGAACTTTTGAATTTCCAGCAGAGAGGACGTGTACTACAAATGTCCAATTTCAAGGATGATTCAAGCCCTATTG CTTGGGATTGCTCTGGCTGGGTGCGCACTTATGCTCTCTTTCTGGAAGAGCGACTTGAATGCTTTAAGATTCTCAGGTATGATATTGAAGCTGAGCGTCTTCCTAGGCCAGCCCAAGGACAAGAAAAG GGTTACAGCAGAACAAGGGAGTTGGAAAGCGAAGAGCTTCTAGAGCACTTACCCTCTTTGCAGCAGCTGCTATATCGTCTTATTGGATGTCGG CCTGAAGGAGCAGCTGTCCACAATTATGTAATTCAGTATGCCTTAGCTCTG GTGCTCAAGGAGAGCTTTAAAATTTATTGTGCTGTAAATGATGGGATTATCAATCTTGTTGACAAG TTTTTTGAGATGCCTAGACATGAAGCAATTAAAGCCCTTGAGATATATAAAAGAGCTGGGCAGCAG GCAGCAAGCCTTTCTGATTTTTATGAAGTTTGCAAAGGGTTAGAACTTGCCAGGAATTTCCAGTTTCCTGTGTTGCGAGAG CCGCCACAATCCTTTCTTGTGACGATGGAAGAGTACATAAGAGAAGCACCAAAGATGGTGTCTCTTCCGGCGCAGCCCTTG GAATACCCAGAAAGACTTTTGTTGACCTACAAACCCCAGGAAGAACCTTTACCTTCTGAGGAACCTGATGAACCTAAGCCAGTGCCTTTAGATGATGCTGCTGTCTCAACTGCTGAGGCTGCTGCCCCACCACCCCCACCTGCGAACAAGTTGCATCCTGATGATTTGCTG GGTTTAAATGCCATTTCACCTGATGCATCTGCTATTGAGGAAAGTAATGCTTTGGCTTTAGCCATAGTTCCATCCG GTACGACAGATTCTAGTTCTGCTTCAATAAAAGACTTTGACCCAACAGGATGGGAACTTGCCCTAGTAACTACTCCCAGCAGCAACTTATCGTCCTCCCAGGAGAGGCAGTTG gcTGGTGGATTGGACACGCTCACGCTCAATAGTTTGTATGACGATGGAGCATATAGAGCCTCCCAGCAACCAATGTATGGAGTACCTGCCCCGAATCCGTTTGAAGTGCACGATCCATTTGCAGTGTCAAATAACATTCCTCCTCCTCATTCAGTTCAAATGGGTGCTATGCCTCAGCCTCAGGCAAATCCTTTTGGTCCATTCCAACCTGTCTATCCACAGAACCAGCAGCAGCAACACTACATGATGAGCCAACAAAATCCCTTTGGAGATGCTGGTTTTACTGCATTTCCTGTCAATTCTGTTGGTCATCCCCAGACAACCAATCCATTTGGGAGCACCGGGCTTCTATAA